The nucleotide sequence ATTATTTATATTTGGGGTCTTTATATCGGCTGACCCCATTACTATCTGTATATAGAATTCCCCATTTTTGACTCATCCTTGTCATTTTTAATCATTTCTTTATGTTTAGTTTTGTAATGGCTAATTAAGTTTTGTGAACTTTTGTTGCATGAGGAGCTAAGGAAATGCCCAATTTTTGGGAAAACCAAACCTCAAAATTCCGAATCGGATAGTAGCGGGCTGCCATAGCCGAATCTACCATAGGTTCGACTAAGATAGTAAACATTCCTAGTCGATTTCCCGCGAGGACATCAGTAAAAAGACGGTCCCCAACCATTGCCACTTGAGCAACCGGTAAATCCATTGCCTGAATAGCTTGGCGTAATTTACGTCGAGAGGGTTTACCGGCTCCAAAAAGGTAAGGAACACTGAGCGTCTGACCGATACGACCAATACGGTTTTCACTGATATTATTGCTCACTAACCAGATCACAGCCACTTTTCGGATTTGCTCTACCCAATCTTTTAAATCCTCAGAAACTGAAGACTCTCGCAGAGGAACCAGCGTTTCATCCACATCGAGGATTAACCCCTTGATGTCATGAGAAAGGAGAATATCGGGACTCAAATGAATGATGGTGTCTCCTAAAATTAAATCCGGTTGTAAAATCTTCGCTCTAGTCATAAACAGTAGTAAAGTAATATTTGGGGATTGTGATTAAGCTGTTATTTTTGGGCTTGAAGCACTTGCCAACTGCCACCGGCAAAGAGCAATTATTTACACTCGCTAAACCCAACCGAGTTCATTACAGTGACTAAATCATTGAGTTCTCCTCGCGTTAAAACGGCGAGGATTCTAAGCGGAAAGCTTCGTCGGGCTGAAGCCACCACGAAGCTTGCTTACGATATGATTTAGATAGTCTATCCAATCGATACCGTTGCGGGAGACTCAAAACTCCCCTAGTCACCTTGGCTAAAGAAACCTCTAGCTGTGTGATTACTTTACGAATAATATTAGCAGCAGCTTGAGCGTCGCAATTTATTAATTTCCCATTAGAAGTGCGATACAAACCTCTATTGACTCTTTTACCTGATGATTGCCACCCGTCAGGTTTTTCACCGACAGTAGGTAGCAAATCATTGTCTAAAAAAGAGCTTTTTGAGGTGTAACTTTCTTCTGTCTCGACGAACCGAATCCCATATGGTTCGCACAATTGGGCGATTCTGCTTTTCAGCTTAGCCATAGGAATCTGAACGAACTCTTGGTTATTCTTTCTCCCTATATTAATAGAGTCTTTTTGCCTCTTATTCCAACCAAAAACAATGGTAGATATATTATTGCGGAGACACCAATTAATAATAAATCTCGCAGATTTATTAACATTGTCTCGCATCTGACGGTTGCGCTTTTCCGTTAACAAGGCTAATTCATCATCCCAATAGTCTTGAGGTTTGCCTGTTTGGATTTTGCTAATGCGCTTGTTGTACCACTGGTTTTGGGATTTAACTTTTTTGCCGTCAATAATAAAAGACTTTCCCGTACTAGAAGTGCAAGTTAAAAGGTTGTCAACCCCGTGATCAATGCCTAGCACATTAGGGTTTGGCGACATTTCAACAAGTTCTTTTTGCCGATAAACACACTCTAAGTAAAAACAACCATTGCGAGGGACAATTCTAAATTCCTTGATGTCTTTATAGTTAAGATTGGTGGGCATGGGCAAAAGAAAATGATCAATCCCAAACCAAGCTTTTACTTGGTTGCCAAGAGGAATTTTTAGTTGATTATTTTCAATTAATTTAATCCATCTGCTAGGGCAAGCTACAACTGCCATTCCTCCTTTCTTGCGGTAATTAGGAACTCTTGGCTTATCAGCTAACTCTCCTTTCTTCCATAGTGCGAGTAACCGACGATAAGAAGTGAATGACTCAACGACATCATGCAATAGTTGTTGGGCGCAAGCAGAACGCATCGCCTTAAAATTAACATTGCTTTTTAGGGCTTCGTCAATTTCATACTTTCCGACATAGCGACTTGTCTTAAAGAGTATTTGCCGACAGTAATAAATAGCGCAATTCGCTAATTTATTGGCTTGTGAGCAAATAAACTCCAAAATCGCCTTAACTTCTTCGGACGGGTGAATTAATACTTGTTGGCATCCGTACATATTTTTTTCCCTCCCATGCTATTATAGCAATATCAATACAATATTATTGTAGTGTGATGCCGAAAAAAAAACCATTGCCCGTTTACTTAGACGAATATGAGCGAAGAGTGTTAGAGTTATTAGCGCAAAAATGGGGTTGTAGTTACTCCTCGGTCATAAAAAGATTGTTGCGAGAAGTGGATACGGGGGGATAAATCCCCCTCGTTCGCTCCACTGCCAGCCGTTAAAACGGGCTGGCTAACCCTCGCTCACCGCTTTTCTTGTTTTTAGCAGTTGTCAAGCGGTGGAAGTTTCCAACAACCCTAAAAATATAGCAAGTCTACGCCAGAATAAGCTATTGATACCTTGAGGGAAATCAATGACAGCAAAAATTTCCTGCGGTTTTAAAATGCGATACACTTGCCCATTGAGGTCGATGTCTGTCACGATAAGCTGACGAAATCGTCTTTCTCGGGCCACCCTAAGCACAGCACGCACGAGAGAGAAAATTATCTAGCCGGAGATATTGATAGCTCCCAGTCCTTAAAATCGTTATCAATTGTTAACCTCCGCGAAATTAAATAATGGGTGTTCTGTAATTGGGGTTACCAGAAACACACCTAATATTGTTAAACTTGGTAAAGAATATGAAAATTGTAGTCATCTATTAAATACTATGGGTCGCGTTGGGGTTCTATTATTAAATTTAGGTGGGCCAGATCGGATCGAGGATGTTCGTCCTTTCTTATTTAACCTGTTTTCTGATCCAGAAATCATCCGTTTGCCTGTTCCTTGGCTGCAAAAGCCTCTAGCTTGGTTAATTTCAAGTTTAAGAGCCAAAAAATCCCAGGAAAACTACCAGCAAATCGGGGGCGGCTCTCCCTTAAGAAAGATAACAGAAGCTCAGGCAGAAGCTTTAGAAAAACGCTTAGAAGAAATCGGCCAACCGGCTCAAATCTATATCGGAATGCGATATTGGCATCCTTTTACTGAAGAAGCCATTGCCCGCATTAAACGGGATCAGATCACAAAATTAGTCATTTTGCCTCTTTACCCTCAATTTTCCATTAGCACTAGCGGCTCGAGTTTTCGGGTGTTAGAAGAAATGTGGAAACAAGACCCCAGTCTTTCCCAGATTGAATATACCCTAATTCCATCTTGGTATAATAGTCTAGGATATTTACAGGCGATGGCCGATCTGATCCATCAGGAATTGACAGAAATTGCTAATCCTGATCAAGTGGAAATCTT is from Gloeothece verrucosa PCC 7822 and encodes:
- a CDS encoding YqeG family HAD IIIA-type phosphatase, producing MTRAKILQPDLILGDTIIHLSPDILLSHDIKGLILDVDETLVPLRESSVSEDLKDWVEQIRKVAVIWLVSNNISENRIGRIGQTLSVPYLFGAGKPSRRKLRQAIQAMDLPVAQVAMVGDRLFTDVLAGNRLGMFTILVEPMVDSAMAARYYPIRNFEVWFSQKLGISLAPHATKVHKT
- a CDS encoding RNA-guided endonuclease InsQ/TnpB family protein → MYGCQQVLIHPSEEVKAILEFICSQANKLANCAIYYCRQILFKTSRYVGKYEIDEALKSNVNFKAMRSACAQQLLHDVVESFTSYRRLLALWKKGELADKPRVPNYRKKGGMAVVACPSRWIKLIENNQLKIPLGNQVKAWFGIDHFLLPMPTNLNYKDIKEFRIVPRNGCFYLECVYRQKELVEMSPNPNVLGIDHGVDNLLTCTSSTGKSFIIDGKKVKSQNQWYNKRISKIQTGKPQDYWDDELALLTEKRNRQMRDNVNKSARFIINWCLRNNISTIVFGWNKRQKDSINIGRKNNQEFVQIPMAKLKSRIAQLCEPYGIRFVETEESYTSKSSFLDNDLLPTVGEKPDGWQSSGKRVNRGLYRTSNGKLINCDAQAAANIIRKVITQLEVSLAKVTRGVLSLPQRYRLDRLSKSYRKQASWWLQPDEAFRLESSPF